The Alnus glutinosa chromosome 8, dhAlnGlut1.1, whole genome shotgun sequence DNA segment CTTGTACTTATAATATTATTTGCATCTTGGACTAAAACAAATTAGGTTTGcctggaaatggggaaggacgCAAAGTCAAAGGACTCAGGAGCAAAGGGTAAGGGAAAACAGGCAGCGGGTGGAGCTGATGAGAATACATCAAAGGGTAAAGGGAAAGGTGGGAAGGCAGCAGATGGGCTTGGCACCTGCACATATgtcaaaggtttttttttttttttgttgaattgtcCCCTTTGCCCTATTGaggagttttttttcttcttaattataacttctttttgttgtttttcttttctttttaaatcctTACTATCACGCCTTTTGTTCTGGCCATTAATTTGTTCAGCAAGGCATATCTTATGTGAGAAGCAAGGGAAGATTAATGAAGCATACAAGAAGCTGCAGGATGGTTGGCTCGGCAATGGAGATAAGGTTCCACCTGCTGAATTTGCAAAGGTTAATCTTTATCTAGAATATTATCATTCAGGAagctttctttttaatttttttccttaatttatttgctctctctttattttgaacACCTATCATATGAAGATTCTGTACCTTTACTTTAGTGCGCTAGAAGCTGCAACTGTTTCCCAAACTTCTTCTGCTCTTTGTTGTAGTTTTACATTCCAACATTGATTCTTTCAAGTAATGTCATTGAAGTAAAGTTGGGGGTGGTTATCTTTGGTTTCATGCATTTTTTAGTATCTCATCTGGAAAACCCTCTTCATTTGTTCTCTTTGGTTGAAGCTAATTTTATATAGACTCCCATTATTTTGAAACCATGATGGCTCTGGAGAAACAAGCAAAATATCTTCCAACTTTGATAGTTGATACCACAAGCATGCACTAGATGTTTTCTAAAGGTACAAAACCAGTtaactaaaaaagaagaaaagagtaatttgacattttcttttctggaaGATGACCCCAGAGATATGCTCTGGGAGGAGGGAGACAATATTGACAATTATCGTGGTTGATGCAATGATGTGCTCAGTTTTACTAGAAAACGTGTCCCAAACTTTTTTGTCTTTCTGTATATAAAAGCAGAtaagagtttttattttcttgtgaaTTGTTTGAAAATTGGACATATAACGGTGATTTATTAGTAAAATGCTTGTATAAGTTACCAGCCTAGCTTTCTGATGTAGATCTCTATTCAGACTATGAGCTTCGAAAAATACACTCAACCCCTTTGATAGAATTTTTTGAGGGTTTATTCATTTGccttttgtcttctttcttgttGCAGTTAGCTCAAGAATATTCAGAATGTCCATCGGGAAAGAAGGGTGGAGATCTTGGATGGTTTCCACGGGGTAAGATGGCTGGGCCATTTCAGGAGGTTGCCTTTAACACACCTGTTGGAGCTACCAGTGCACCATTCAAATCAACGTATGATTTCCATATCCCTGATTTCTGTCCTTTACATCAGCGTTCCCCTGTAATGAGATTGGCtgagaatattttgttttttttttttctttgataatgcAGACATGGATACCACATCATCTTATCTGAAGGGAGAAAGAACTGATTTTCTGCACTAGAATTCAGACGAATCTGAGATGCAAAATAACATATGTAATATGTCTACATTTGACTCGGTGGCTGGATTTTGCTTTCCTTTGAAGTAAAATGTTCTTGAAGTCTGTATTTTCCAGTTGAAGAAAGATACTGGTTTACTCTATGTATATTGGTTTGTGAAATTGGGATCCTATATCCTACTTTTTCAATGGTAATTTGTTCAAGTATCAAAGGTGTGGATGCGGCAGGGATCCACGCGGTTcataataagaaaattaatgaaggaTAACAAAGTGTTTAAAAAATGAGTTACGGACAAACTGCAAAGATAAATTGCCAATGTATTTGATGTTTGCATTGTTTAAGAATGGAGATGATGCCCGCCTGTGTTTGCGCGAATAAAAGGAAGAGGGCAACTTTTGAGCTTTCCCATTCCCCAAGACATTGTTTATTGCCCGAAAACAGATCTCTTTCAATTCCTTGCTTAAAGAAATCCAGCCTGATCAGGGAAGCCTTTGTTTGGGCCCGAAGGCCATCGGGTGGCTAACTATTTGTGCCTTAGAGCCCTCTTTTAGGTTGGGatgtctataattatttgtttgaattgtaGACGATTCGAACAGGTAATTGTGGGAGATTACTTGTAATactcacctgaccaaataaaaattgaattgtcCAACCACCTATCCGGTTAGGTGGGTTCTACAAGTGGTCTCTTATAATCACCTGTTCAAATCACTTACACTTCGAGCTGCCCAAATCACTTATACTTCAAGCAAATAATTGTAAATGATTATTATCTCTCTCACAAGTCACAAACCCCCCTCGAAAGAGGAGAGGGGACATGATAATAACTGGAATCCTCACTTATAGGGTTCCTGATCCTAATTGCCCACAGAGCACTCCCATTAGACTCTTTAAactggttcccttccctatgtttagggaaaatatcataaaaaacaccaaaaaccaaCCTCCAACAGATACCCTAAAATTGGGttttttggttgggaagcaacaatgcttcccaacccattattttaataataaaaaaatagctcTCTCCTTAAtctctctcctcctcctctatCTTCCCCCCATTGCCGAAGCTCTCCCTCGGCTTCAAACCTCGCCTCCCACCCATCCACCCCTCCTCTTCCACAAATTCACCATCCCACCATCACCGGCCTCGTCCTCATGGCAATTGCTCTCCATTTTCATCTCCACCATCGTCGGCCTCGTCCTCAACCCCCTGCTCGTCGGAGCCTGGGCCTTCCTTGGCCTCACCGTCTCCGTCGTCACTAAAACCCTGTCCTTCTCCTACGCCTTCTCCACCTTCACCAACGAGGTCATCTGGCTCATCGTCATCTCCTTCTTCGCCCGCGGCTTCGTCAAGACTGGCTTGGGCGATAGGATCGCCACCTACTTCGTCAAATGGCTGGGCAAGAGTACCTTGGAGTTGTCCTATGGATTGACGATCAACGAGGGCCAGCGGCGTCTTCTTGCCAATAATCAAGTCTTTGTCGCTATCGGCAAGTAGTAAACCGGGCGATCCGTCGGCGAAAAAGCTCGGGACTTGAGGCTGTGTTTGGAATGCGGGAAAAGAGAGGCAGAGGATATTGGGGGAATTGTGAGAATTGCAGGAGAGAGGAATTCGGTGAAAGGCAAGGAATTGAGGTTGCTGTGGTTGAAGATAGAGGGTTTTGGGGAGAGGATTGAGGAGGCCGTGGATGGTGAGGGAGGCAGAGGCGAGAAAGGAGGTGGGGGAAGTTTctggagaagacgagagagaggaagagagaaaaaaagaataaagaaataaaataagaaagagaaaaaataataaaataagataaagaaagattatttaattgatataggaaaaatttaAGGAATCTACTGtgtggtgtttttttatagggaagtaaaaagtggttttgttccctaaatatagggaaaatggttagg contains these protein-coding regions:
- the LOC133875406 gene encoding uncharacterized protein LOC133875406, which produces MGKDAKSKDSGAKGKGKQAAGGADENTSKGKGKGGKAADGLGTCTYVKARHILCEKQGKINEAYKKLQDGWLGNGDKVPPAEFAKLAQEYSECPSGKKGGDLGWFPRGKMAGPFQEVAFNTPVGATSAPFKSTHGYHIILSEGRKN